Proteins encoded by one window of Emticicia oligotrophica DSM 17448:
- a CDS encoding hydrogenase maturation nickel metallochaperone HypA/HybF produces the protein MHEISLVRNIFKTLEEEFPNDIPKIRGIFLKAGLLSNVQPILMQNAFQAVLEDQPKYQNTSLHVEVLPILIYCDSCNKTCEVEQYRFVCTCGKPSRNVVQGEELLISRVEFAE, from the coding sequence ATGCACGAAATCTCATTAGTTCGAAACATTTTTAAGACCCTCGAAGAAGAATTCCCGAATGATATTCCAAAGATTCGTGGTATTTTTCTAAAGGCAGGCTTGCTTTCAAATGTTCAGCCAATTCTGATGCAAAATGCGTTTCAAGCAGTGCTCGAAGATCAGCCAAAGTACCAAAATACCAGTTTGCATGTAGAAGTGCTACCGATTTTGATTTATTGTGATTCATGCAATAAAACATGCGAAGTAGAACAGTATCGTTTTGTGTGTACTTGTGGTAAGCCGAGCCGAAATGTAGTGCAAGGCGAAGAACTCCTGATCAGTAGAGTAGAATTTGCTGAATAA
- a CDS encoding hydrogenase maturation protease, which produces MVLIDEKKTISIEEKASIVGKTAIMGFGNPCRSDDGIAIYVIDELKQLVSEDNDSFTLFDMGTSAFEVLFQLQGHHRIIIVDAVINTGEPAGTIYKLPASEINAQIQDDPMVFLHSLKWDQALSYAKKILREAYPEDIEVYLIAVNNTKLDIQLSEEVKRAGDKVIELLKDDILGISRKK; this is translated from the coding sequence ATGGTTTTAATTGACGAAAAAAAAACTATTAGTATAGAAGAAAAGGCTTCAATAGTAGGCAAAACTGCCATAATGGGTTTTGGAAATCCCTGCCGAAGTGATGATGGTATTGCCATTTATGTTATCGACGAATTGAAGCAACTGGTGAGTGAGGATAATGATTCTTTTACTCTTTTCGACATGGGTACTTCGGCTTTTGAGGTGCTGTTTCAATTGCAAGGCCATCATCGTATTATCATTGTTGATGCTGTAATCAATACAGGCGAACCAGCTGGAACAATTTATAAATTACCTGCGAGTGAAATCAACGCACAAATTCAAGATGACCCAATGGTATTCTTGCATAGCCTTAAATGGGATCAAGCACTTTCTTATGCAAAGAAAATTCTACGAGAAGCCTACCCTGAAGATATTGAAGTTTATTTGATTGCAGTAAATAATACAAAGCTTGATATTCAGTTGAGTGAAGAGGTGAAACGGGCTGGTGATAAAGTTATAGAGCTTTTAAAAGATGATATTTTAGGAATAAGTAGAAAAAAATGA
- a CDS encoding TetR/AcrR family transcriptional regulator, with the protein MMKPSADTKSRILEKSIELFNRFGFVSIRLQHIADEVGISVGNLAYHFKNKDAIFEAIYEEIEENQKILLADLKIVPLFINIDKHIRDTYAIQQKFSFFYSDTFEILRNFPLIKKKYREYTRWYIQQIENMISFNVARGTFTVESHEKLHLQLAEQYWMTMEFWLYQRRIRTFEEINIEDYVLALWALLLPHFTHIGNLEYKQMHYNENFNWL; encoded by the coding sequence ATGATGAAACCTTCGGCCGATACAAAATCTCGAATTCTTGAAAAATCAATCGAATTATTCAATCGTTTTGGTTTTGTGAGTATTCGTTTGCAGCACATTGCTGATGAAGTAGGCATCAGTGTCGGTAATTTAGCCTATCATTTTAAAAATAAAGATGCAATTTTTGAGGCTATCTATGAAGAAATCGAAGAAAACCAGAAGATTTTACTTGCAGATTTGAAGATTGTTCCTCTCTTTATCAATATTGATAAACATATTCGAGATACTTACGCAATTCAGCAAAAATTTAGCTTCTTCTATTCTGATACCTTTGAAATCCTACGAAACTTTCCACTAATCAAGAAAAAATACCGAGAATACACTCGTTGGTATATTCAGCAAATCGAAAACATGATTTCCTTCAATGTAGCACGTGGTACTTTTACGGTTGAATCGCACGAAAAACTACACCTCCAATTGGCTGAGCAATATTGGATGACCATGGAATTTTGGTTGTATCAGCGTAGAATCAGAACTTTCGAAGAAATCAATATTGAAGATTATGTATTAGCACTTTGGGCTTTATTGCTACCTCATTTCACCCACATAGGAAATCTTGAGTACAAACAAATGCACTACAATGAAAATTTTAATTGGTTATGA
- a CDS encoding hydrogenase translates to MANVLWLQGGACSGNTMSFLNAEEPTVVDLVTDFGINILWHPSVGLEIGHQVTHLLEDIINGKVQCDIFVYEGSIIEGPNGTGTMNYFCDRPMKDWVKELAAVAGYVVAIGDCATWGGIPAVAPNPSESTGMQFLKKEKGGFLGANYKSKGGLPVINIPGCPAHPDWVTQILVAISTGRIGDIKIDEFHRPSTFFTDFVQTGCTNVVNFANKVDGGFGKRGNGCLFYEVGCRGPMTRASCNRILWNRTSSKTRANHPCLGCTEPGFPHHDLQKGSVFKTLKYLGYFPQDVPAGNSKLGYYLRAGFEKTMHATEVAFGVTKSHSESSI, encoded by the coding sequence ATGGCAAATGTTCTATGGTTACAAGGTGGGGCATGTAGTGGAAACACCATGTCGTTCCTCAATGCCGAAGAGCCAACAGTCGTTGATTTAGTGACTGACTTTGGTATAAACATTCTTTGGCACCCTTCTGTTGGCTTGGAAATTGGGCACCAAGTCACACATCTTCTCGAAGATATAATCAATGGTAAAGTTCAGTGCGATATTTTTGTCTATGAAGGCAGTATTATCGAAGGACCAAATGGTACAGGTACAATGAACTACTTCTGCGACCGCCCAATGAAAGATTGGGTAAAAGAACTCGCTGCTGTGGCAGGTTATGTAGTCGCAATCGGTGATTGTGCTACTTGGGGAGGTATCCCTGCGGTTGCCCCAAACCCGAGTGAATCTACGGGTATGCAATTTTTAAAGAAAGAAAAAGGCGGTTTTTTGGGTGCTAACTATAAATCTAAAGGTGGTTTACCTGTAATTAATATACCAGGTTGTCCTGCTCACCCTGACTGGGTAACACAGATTTTAGTGGCTATTTCAACAGGCCGTATTGGTGATATAAAGATTGATGAATTCCATCGTCCGAGTACATTTTTTACTGATTTTGTACAAACCGGCTGTACGAATGTGGTAAACTTTGCCAACAAAGTAGATGGAGGATTCGGTAAAAGAGGTAATGGTTGTTTGTTTTATGAGGTGGGCTGCCGTGGACCGATGACCAGAGCGAGTTGTAACCGTATTTTGTGGAATCGCACATCGAGTAAAACACGTGCGAATCACCCTTGTTTGGGTTGTACTGAACCTGGTTTTCCACACCATGATTTACAAAAAGGCAGTGTATTCAAAACCCTTAAATATCTTGGGTATTTTCCGCAAGATGTACCAGCTGGAAATTCTAAGCTTGGTTATTATTTAAGAGCTGGTTTTGAAAAGACAATGCACGCTACTGAAGTAGCTTTCGGTGTAACAAAGTCGCATAGCGAAAGCTCAATCTAA
- a CDS encoding NUDIX domain-containing protein, with the protein MTEIDAKSTAQKLYGNRIRVRACGICIENGRVLMIGHRAILGDTTFWAPPGGGVELGEMIEDALRREFLEETGLEVEVGKMVLMNEFVNLPLHGIELFFLVKKIGGELVLGQDPEMKSEEQLIQKIEWMSLDEIKSLNLSEKHQFWQKYGSFDEIIV; encoded by the coding sequence ATGACCGAAATAGATGCTAAAAGTACAGCCCAAAAACTATATGGCAATAGAATTAGGGTGCGGGCCTGCGGAATTTGCATCGAAAATGGTCGAGTGCTGATGATTGGACACCGTGCCATTTTGGGTGATACAACATTTTGGGCTCCGCCCGGAGGAGGTGTTGAATTAGGTGAAATGATAGAAGATGCCCTTCGAAGAGAGTTTCTCGAAGAAACTGGGCTTGAAGTAGAGGTAGGGAAAATGGTATTGATGAATGAGTTTGTTAACTTACCATTGCACGGCATAGAATTGTTTTTTTTAGTCAAGAAAATAGGGGGAGAACTGGTTTTAGGACAAGACCCCGAAATGAAATCTGAAGAGCAACTGATTCAAAAAATTGAATGGATGTCGTTAGATGAAATAAAAAGTTTAAATTTGAGCGAAAAACATCAATTTTGGCAAAAATATGGAAGTTTTGACGAGATAATTGTGTAA
- a CDS encoding nickel-dependent hydrogenase large subunit — protein sequence MAISKELNISPVGRVEGDLDVKVYMEDGVVTRAHTQAAMFRGFEQIMAGKDPQSGLIVTPRICGICGGSHLYCASSALDTVWETTLTPNALLLRALGQATETIQSIPRWFYAIFATDMANKKFANKPLYSEVVKRWAAYVGTSFQKGITASALPVQVYALFGGQWPHSSYMVPGGVMCAPTLKDITRAHAIMNQFRKDWLESIFLGCSIERYRQIKTWDDLLAWVEENESQKNSDLGLFIRAGLEFGLHKFGQGVGKFIAYGTYIHKDLWNKPKIETRQNAVISSGGFFDGKEFHDFNHLDVMEHVSHAWYKDVDAAHPWNEPLPTPMPSQNLANSDFNGKYSWAKAPRYAGHAAEAGPLSRVLMNANPKNANHQIQDPLFLDIIQKLGPNVFTRTLARLHEAARLYDYIDEWLRQIDLNGEFYIKPTEKDGKGFGATEAARGALAHWIEIENGVIKNYQVMAPTTWNVGPNDDRGNPGPIEAALEGTEIEDPHDPVEVGMVARSFDSCLVCTVHAHDAKNGKEMARFKL from the coding sequence ATGGCTATCTCGAAAGAATTAAATATATCACCTGTAGGTCGTGTAGAAGGCGACCTCGACGTAAAAGTGTATATGGAAGACGGCGTGGTGACCCGTGCTCATACACAAGCTGCCATGTTTCGTGGTTTCGAACAAATCATGGCAGGTAAAGACCCTCAATCAGGCTTAATCGTAACCCCACGTATTTGTGGAATTTGTGGGGGCTCGCACCTCTATTGTGCCTCATCGGCCTTAGATACTGTGTGGGAAACCACACTTACGCCTAATGCACTTTTACTCCGTGCTTTAGGGCAAGCTACCGAAACAATTCAGAGTATTCCTCGTTGGTTCTATGCAATTTTTGCAACCGACATGGCTAATAAAAAATTTGCTAATAAACCACTTTATTCAGAAGTAGTGAAGCGTTGGGCCGCTTATGTGGGTACTTCTTTTCAGAAAGGCATTACTGCCAGTGCATTGCCAGTGCAAGTATATGCTTTATTCGGTGGACAATGGCCTCATTCAAGCTATATGGTTCCGGGTGGCGTCATGTGTGCACCAACCTTGAAGGATATTACTCGTGCCCATGCTATTATGAATCAATTCCGTAAAGATTGGCTCGAAAGTATTTTCTTGGGTTGTTCGATAGAGCGTTATCGTCAAATCAAAACTTGGGATGATTTATTGGCTTGGGTAGAAGAAAATGAAAGTCAGAAAAACTCAGATTTAGGTTTATTTATAAGAGCAGGTTTGGAGTTTGGCTTACATAAATTTGGTCAAGGTGTAGGTAAATTTATTGCTTATGGCACTTATATTCATAAAGACCTATGGAATAAACCTAAAATTGAAACTCGTCAAAATGCTGTAATAAGTTCAGGTGGATTTTTCGATGGAAAAGAATTTCACGACTTTAATCACCTGGATGTAATGGAACACGTAAGCCATGCTTGGTATAAAGATGTGGATGCTGCTCACCCTTGGAATGAACCTTTGCCAACACCAATGCCATCTCAAAATTTGGCCAATTCAGATTTCAATGGCAAGTATAGTTGGGCCAAAGCACCTCGTTATGCTGGTCATGCTGCCGAAGCAGGTCCACTTTCACGTGTGTTGATGAATGCAAATCCTAAAAATGCAAATCATCAGATTCAAGACCCATTATTCTTAGACATCATTCAAAAATTAGGTCCAAATGTATTCACTCGTACATTAGCACGCTTGCATGAAGCAGCACGCTTGTATGATTACATTGATGAGTGGTTACGCCAAATTGACCTTAACGGTGAATTTTACATTAAACCAACTGAAAAAGATGGTAAAGGATTTGGTGCTACTGAAGCGGCACGTGGAGCTTTGGCTCACTGGATTGAGATTGAAAATGGAGTTATCAAAAACTATCAAGTAATGGCTCCTACAACTTGGAATGTTGGCCCGAACGATGATAGAGGTAACCCTGGTCCAATCGAAGCAGCTTTGGAAGGAACTGAAATTGAAGATCCACATGACCCTGTAGAAGTTGGCATGGTGGCTCGTTCGTTTGACTCATGTTTGGTTTGTACTGTACACGCACATGATGCCAAAAATGGTAAAGAAATGGCACGTTTCAAACTATAA
- the coaD gene encoding pantetheine-phosphate adenylyltransferase — protein MKKVALFPGSFDPFTKGHADIVMRGLKLFDEVIIGIGTNSAKKRYFPLEMMTDKIRETFQDTNKVKIIAYDDLTANAVVTYGANFLLRGLRNTTDFEYENTISQVNRHLVNGLETVFLITSPELAPISSTIVRELHKYGAKVNEFLPYDLD, from the coding sequence ATGAAAAAAGTTGCCCTTTTCCCTGGTTCTTTTGACCCCTTTACCAAAGGGCATGCCGATATCGTGATGCGTGGACTCAAACTTTTTGATGAAGTAATTATTGGAATCGGTACAAACTCGGCAAAAAAACGCTATTTCCCGCTTGAAATGATGACTGATAAAATTCGGGAAACATTTCAAGATACCAACAAAGTGAAAATTATTGCTTATGATGACCTAACGGCTAATGCGGTTGTTACGTATGGGGCGAATTTTTTATTGAGAGGTTTAAGAAATACAACCGACTTTGAATATGAAAATACCATTTCACAAGTCAATAGGCATTTAGTGAATGGTTTAGAAACAGTTTTTCTCATTACTTCGCCTGAGTTAGCTCCGATTAGCTCAACCATTGTTCGTGAATTGCATAAATATGGTGCAAAAGTAAATGAGTTCTTGCCGTATGATTTAGATTAA
- a CDS encoding DUF3822 family protein gives MENLTLNITPSFEIKDDRFDTNQIADCHLLIEVSRDRFRFTVYNSIYDLVMWLEDYHVFSLLNENQLLKTLKNVYQNHQFLAANYWKTIRLSVNANHFTLIPEEYYESNEAAKYLNFAAGRNISEKEQIIDFRFSRFGAVCIFGIEKETITWFKEMYPARKIDPIPVIGTLIEGIVEDKNNQGLHIYFEDYYITIIYFKDSKLHFCNRFHFRTSQDMVYHVLFVMNELGLQTDTPVIFYGEITSFSDRYIQLGQSLSNIKFALNPSKIRFSQYFSDLPEHRYYSLFSSYYLY, from the coding sequence TTGGAGAATCTTACTTTAAATATAACCCCAAGTTTTGAGATAAAAGACGACCGCTTCGATACCAATCAAATAGCCGATTGTCATTTATTGATTGAGGTGAGCCGTGACCGTTTTCGTTTTACGGTATATAATTCCATTTATGATTTAGTCATGTGGTTGGAAGATTACCATGTTTTTTCATTATTAAACGAAAACCAATTACTCAAAACGCTAAAAAATGTTTATCAAAACCATCAGTTTTTAGCAGCTAATTATTGGAAAACCATTCGTTTATCAGTAAATGCTAATCATTTTACGCTCATTCCTGAAGAGTATTATGAGAGTAATGAAGCCGCCAAGTATCTTAATTTTGCTGCTGGGAGAAACATTTCTGAAAAAGAACAAATTATTGATTTTCGATTTAGCCGATTTGGAGCCGTTTGTATTTTTGGTATCGAAAAAGAAACAATTACCTGGTTCAAGGAAATGTATCCCGCTCGTAAAATTGACCCTATACCAGTAATCGGCACCCTAATTGAGGGAATTGTTGAAGATAAAAATAATCAAGGATTACACATTTATTTCGAAGATTATTACATCACAATAATTTATTTTAAGGATTCAAAATTACATTTTTGTAATCGCTTTCATTTCCGAACTTCCCAAGATATGGTTTATCATGTCTTATTTGTGATGAATGAATTAGGCCTGCAAACAGATACTCCAGTGATTTTTTATGGAGAAATTACTTCGTTTTCGGATAGATATATTCAACTTGGACAATCATTAAGTAATATTAAGTTTGCACTAAATCCTTCAAAAATTCGTTTTAGTCAATATTTCAGTGATTTGCCTGAGCACCGATATTACTCACTTTTTAGTTCGTATTATCTATATTAA
- a CDS encoding bifunctional UDP-N-acetylmuramoyl-tripeptide:D-alanyl-D-alanine ligase/alanine racemase — translation MNFLSEPIITQASVLLTDSRLVSQPEHSVFFAIKGEHHDGHAFVAELYNKGVREFVVEKKAMSEAFVAELSTLTDAKIYLVENAIRALQNLVAKHRQKFDIPVIGVTGSNGKTIVKEWLSVLLAKDYNLVKSPRSYNSQIGVPLSVWELNENHNLGIFEAGISKSGEMEFLEPVIRPTIGIFTNIGSAHDEGFRSRKQKATEKLRLFQRCQVLIYCKDYEDIDDEIRILLKAVNPKIKLIDWSRKAGSKTFVNVTKFATYCTLQILWNGQIHDFKIPLADDASIENATHCIFLMLHLEIPNGDIQSRLDWLKPVAMRLELKQGINDCYLIDDSYNNDYAGLAVALNFMIQQHTKRDKVLIISDVLQSGLEENELYESIAELVRGKKIDKVIGIGEVIYRNQKAFYTPNLEDKKTVFYQSTQEFLEKYPINQLQSSLILVKGARKFEFEKIINRLTLKVHGTVFEVNLDALTNNLNFYRNKIGLGTKIMVMVKAFAYGSGSAEVASLLEYHKVDYLGVAYTDEGVVLRQNGIKLPIMVLNPQPESFAKLVEYNLEPEIYSFKLFEQFLNFTNRFTNKIFKIHLKIDTGMHRLGFVEQDIISVIDLLNQNPTIQVASIFSHLVGADESEHNAFSKLQIEKFEQMSQQILAAIPRQKPLRHICNSAGIIRFPEAKFDMVRLGIGLYGVEVTGVEQNALQTVGTLKTVISQIKHLQAGTTVGYSRKGVLERESKIATIAIGYADGFDRGFSKGVGKVLVNGVACPVVGNVCMDMTMIDVTDVECEEGDEVIIFGKDLSITELAQTIDTIPYEILTGVSERVKRVFFKE, via the coding sequence GTGAATTTCCTTTCCGAACCAATTATTACTCAAGCATCGGTATTACTTACTGATAGCCGTTTGGTATCTCAACCTGAACACAGTGTTTTTTTTGCCATTAAGGGTGAACATCATGATGGACATGCTTTTGTAGCAGAGCTTTATAACAAAGGTGTAAGAGAATTTGTGGTTGAGAAAAAAGCCATGTCAGAGGCCTTTGTGGCCGAACTATCTACTTTGACTGATGCTAAAATATACTTAGTAGAAAATGCTATTCGTGCCTTGCAAAACTTGGTAGCAAAACACCGCCAAAAATTTGATATTCCTGTAATTGGTGTAACGGGTAGCAATGGAAAAACAATTGTAAAAGAATGGCTAAGTGTATTATTGGCCAAAGATTATAATTTAGTTAAAAGTCCGCGTAGTTATAATTCTCAGATAGGTGTTCCACTATCGGTTTGGGAATTAAACGAAAATCACAATTTAGGTATTTTTGAGGCTGGCATTTCAAAATCTGGCGAAATGGAGTTTCTCGAACCGGTTATTCGTCCAACCATTGGCATTTTTACAAATATTGGTTCGGCACACGATGAAGGTTTTCGAAGTAGAAAGCAAAAAGCTACCGAAAAACTTCGCTTATTTCAGAGATGCCAGGTATTGATTTATTGTAAGGACTATGAAGATATTGATGATGAAATCAGAATTTTATTAAAAGCGGTAAATCCCAAAATTAAATTAATTGATTGGTCAAGAAAGGCAGGAAGTAAAACTTTTGTGAATGTAACGAAATTTGCAACATACTGTACTTTACAAATTCTTTGGAATGGTCAAATCCATGATTTTAAGATTCCATTAGCTGATGATGCTTCGATTGAAAATGCTACTCATTGTATTTTCTTGATGCTTCATTTGGAGATTCCAAATGGTGATATTCAATCAAGATTAGATTGGTTAAAACCTGTAGCTATGCGTTTGGAATTAAAGCAAGGTATCAATGATTGTTATTTAATTGATGATTCTTATAATAATGATTATGCAGGTCTTGCAGTGGCATTGAATTTTATGATTCAACAACACACAAAACGAGATAAGGTGCTGATAATCAGTGATGTTCTGCAGTCAGGTTTAGAAGAAAACGAATTGTATGAGAGTATTGCAGAATTAGTAAGAGGAAAAAAAATAGATAAAGTAATAGGAATAGGGGAGGTAATTTACAGAAATCAAAAGGCATTTTACACGCCGAACCTTGAAGATAAAAAAACGGTATTCTATCAATCTACCCAAGAATTTCTTGAAAAATATCCAATCAACCAGCTTCAAAGTTCATTGATATTGGTCAAAGGAGCAAGAAAGTTTGAATTTGAAAAAATTATCAATCGCCTTACACTTAAGGTACACGGTACTGTCTTTGAGGTAAACCTTGATGCCCTCACTAATAATCTCAATTTTTACCGAAATAAAATAGGGCTGGGTACTAAAATTATGGTAATGGTAAAAGCATTTGCCTATGGCAGTGGAAGTGCTGAGGTAGCAAGCTTACTCGAATACCACAAAGTTGATTATTTAGGCGTAGCTTATACCGATGAAGGCGTGGTTTTGCGTCAAAATGGCATTAAATTGCCAATTATGGTATTAAATCCTCAACCTGAATCATTTGCCAAGTTGGTTGAATATAACTTAGAACCCGAGATTTATAGCTTCAAGCTTTTTGAGCAATTCTTGAATTTTACCAATCGTTTTACTAATAAAATTTTTAAAATTCATCTCAAAATCGACACGGGAATGCACCGTTTGGGTTTTGTGGAGCAAGATATTATTTCGGTTATTGACTTACTCAATCAAAATCCTACTATTCAAGTGGCCTCGATATTTAGCCATTTAGTAGGAGCAGACGAAAGCGAGCATAATGCTTTCTCGAAACTGCAGATTGAGAAATTCGAGCAAATGTCGCAACAAATTTTAGCTGCAATACCGAGACAAAAACCGCTTAGACATATCTGTAATTCAGCTGGAATTATCCGTTTCCCAGAAGCCAAATTTGATATGGTTCGCCTTGGTATTGGCCTCTATGGAGTGGAAGTTACGGGAGTAGAACAAAATGCATTACAGACCGTTGGGACGCTCAAGACCGTAATTTCTCAGATTAAACACTTGCAAGCAGGCACAACGGTTGGATATAGCCGAAAAGGGGTATTAGAAAGAGAGTCGAAAATTGCAACGATTGCTATTGGTTATGCCGATGGTTTCGACCGTGGTTTTAGTAAAGGCGTTGGCAAAGTATTGGTTAATGGCGTAGCGTGCCCTGTCGTTGGAAATGTCTGTATGGATATGACCATGATTGATGTAACCGATGTAGAGTGTGAGGAAGGTGATGAAGTAATAATTTTTGGGAAAGACCTTTCAATTACAGAATTAGCCCAAACGATTGATACAATTCCGTATGAAATTCTTACGGGCGTAAGTGAACGAGTAAAAAGGGTTTTCTTTAAAGAATAA
- a CDS encoding TetR/AcrR family transcriptional regulator — protein sequence MYKTKERIVNASIKLFNDHGIASVRLQQIADEIGISVGNLAYHFKNKEAIIHSVYEKLFEDFQQILGSYLKTPSLLDFDSQISHYFDFFKNYQFYISDLFASEHPLPEVREQWQEFMNKMIFQIRKRLDFHARRGDLSPQPENTYDILAEAIWMTLVFWIPQQQMRNKPISEARFKGAVWNNIRPYLTEKGTSEFASQILPIFI from the coding sequence ATGTATAAAACAAAAGAAAGAATAGTTAATGCTTCAATAAAGCTATTTAATGACCACGGAATAGCGAGTGTGCGTTTGCAGCAAATTGCTGACGAAATAGGAATCAGTGTGGGAAATTTAGCGTATCATTTCAAAAATAAAGAAGCAATTATTCATTCTGTATACGAAAAGCTCTTCGAAGATTTTCAACAAATTTTAGGCTCTTATCTTAAAACGCCCTCTCTTTTAGATTTTGATTCACAAATAAGTCATTACTTTGATTTCTTCAAAAATTATCAGTTTTATATTAGTGATTTATTCGCTTCCGAACATCCTTTACCCGAAGTACGAGAACAATGGCAAGAGTTTATGAATAAAATGATTTTTCAGATTCGTAAACGTCTTGATTTTCATGCTCGAAGGGGTGACCTCAGTCCGCAACCTGAAAATACCTACGATATTTTGGCCGAAGCTATTTGGATGACACTCGTATTTTGGATACCCCAACAACAAATGCGAAATAAGCCAATTTCTGAAGCCCGATTTAAAGGAGCAGTTTGGAATAATATCCGTCCTTATCTCACTGAGAAAGGAACCTCCGAATTTGCCAGTCAAATACTCCCAATTTTTATTTGA